In a genomic window of Croceibacterium sp. TMG7-5b_MA50:
- a CDS encoding CinA family protein has protein sequence MTETLDPVLPEDIAQAVERVLDAAHDQELMLATAESCTGGLLAALLTDVPGRSHVFERGLVVYASQAKCDLLAIERKRVDSCGAVSRQIAIDMAEGALKSSRADIALSITGYAGPPGKDEDGEEGLVHFGCARKNGVTLHREEHFGAIGRDGVRIAALRTALNLFEEALSQ, from the coding sequence ATGACCGAAACGCTGGACCCGGTGCTGCCTGAAGACATCGCGCAGGCTGTGGAGCGGGTGCTGGACGCCGCCCACGATCAGGAACTGATGCTCGCCACGGCGGAGAGCTGCACCGGCGGGCTGCTCGCCGCATTGCTGACCGACGTGCCGGGCCGCAGCCACGTGTTCGAACGTGGGCTGGTGGTCTATGCCAGTCAGGCCAAGTGCGACCTGCTGGCGATCGAGCGCAAGCGGGTGGACAGTTGTGGCGCGGTCAGCCGCCAGATCGCCATCGACATGGCGGAAGGGGCGCTGAAATCATCCCGCGCCGACATCGCCCTTTCCATCACCGGCTATGCCGGTCCGCCAGGCAAGGATGAGGATGGCGAGGAAGGGCTTGTCCATTTCGGCTGCGCCCGCAAGAACGGGGTGACCCTGCACCGGGAGGAACATTTCGGTGCCATCGGGCGCGACGGGGTGCGCATTGCCGCGCTGCGCACCGCGCTCAACCTGTTCGAGGAGGCCCTGAGCCAGTGA
- a CDS encoding alpha/beta hydrolase, which yields MAHYLDLPPHKLAGDPLILIVPGINNSNPRHWQSRWERQREDCARVDLGMWDDPHRNTWVNKLNLAISRAERPVVLVAHSLGCLAVAWWAEYEQPSQGNPVVSALLVAPPDVDRPGTDPRLARFGACPRSPLPFPSFLVASDDDHYCQLRTARMLANDWGSRFVFAGTVGHINAESGLGDWTFGQELLGRLLREHRVEQDRLAPPLLRDAARQSRLAATP from the coding sequence ATGGCCCATTATCTCGACCTGCCGCCACACAAGCTGGCGGGCGATCCGCTGATCCTGATCGTGCCAGGGATCAACAATTCCAATCCCCGCCACTGGCAGAGCCGGTGGGAACGCCAGCGGGAAGATTGCGCCCGCGTGGACCTTGGCATGTGGGACGATCCGCATCGCAACACCTGGGTAAACAAGCTGAACCTGGCAATCAGCCGTGCGGAACGCCCGGTGGTGCTGGTGGCCCACAGCCTTGGCTGCCTGGCGGTGGCATGGTGGGCGGAATACGAGCAGCCGAGCCAGGGCAACCCGGTCGTCTCCGCGCTGCTGGTCGCCCCGCCCGACGTCGATCGGCCGGGCACGGACCCGCGGCTCGCCCGCTTCGGCGCGTGCCCCCGTTCGCCCCTGCCCTTCCCGTCGTTCCTGGTCGCCAGCGACGATGACCATTATTGCCAGCTGCGCACCGCGCGCATGCTGGCGAACGATTGGGGATCGCGCTTCGTGTTTGCGGGAACGGTGGGGCACATCAATGCCGAATCCGGCCTGGGCGACTGGACCTTCGGGCAGGAACTGCTCGGCCGCCTGCTACGTGAACACCGCGTCGAGCAGGACCGCCTCGCGCCGCCGCTGCTGCGCGATGCCGCACGTCAGTCACGATTGGCCGCGACGCCCTGA
- a CDS encoding class I SAM-dependent methyltransferase codes for MTSRELTSLRSLAPTPDDLARGDAVDHRLHRLFYGAIGWPFLLFSLWGGTKASKRRLLQRIGLADDALPHLGSWKADTGFLHRIVDAVELLRPQVVVELGCGASSLVAARALELHGGGRLVSYDQHGPFVAATREWLAGEGVDATIHHAPLRNGAGGKWPGSWYDLTAVPEQIDLIIIDGPPWTVHPFVRGAAEQLFSRLRPGGMVLLDDAARPGERIVARRWRRNWPDMRFARVGGSTAGTLVGRKAADVIPLPQRTVAPLAAVRRVAAAAALLAGGWLLNETAESVTAPVQAASFIADADASFSASLMRQQMASQPESVLLDRAELQRATGLTLPTLPAGWQVRDVQLYPSNSGMAVTAVLLTQDAETVALFATRAETPAEKLPLLARRAARSVAYWEEGPFAYALTGELPADRMLRLSAALASRPEQQASAARP; via the coding sequence ATGACTTCGCGCGAATTGACCAGCCTGCGCTCGCTGGCGCCCACGCCGGACGATCTGGCCCGGGGCGATGCTGTCGATCACCGGCTGCATCGCCTGTTCTACGGTGCGATCGGTTGGCCGTTCCTGTTGTTCAGCCTGTGGGGCGGCACCAAGGCGAGCAAGCGCCGCCTCTTACAACGGATCGGCCTTGCAGACGACGCATTGCCCCATCTCGGCAGCTGGAAGGCCGATACCGGATTCCTGCACCGGATCGTCGATGCGGTCGAATTGCTGCGGCCGCAGGTTGTGGTGGAACTGGGCTGCGGCGCCAGCAGCCTGGTCGCCGCGCGCGCGCTGGAACTGCATGGCGGCGGACGGCTGGTCAGCTACGACCAGCATGGCCCCTTCGTGGCCGCCACCCGCGAATGGCTCGCGGGGGAGGGGGTGGACGCCACGATCCACCATGCCCCCTTGCGCAACGGCGCCGGCGGCAAATGGCCGGGCAGCTGGTACGACCTGACCGCCGTCCCCGAACAGATCGACCTCATCATCATCGACGGACCACCGTGGACCGTCCATCCGTTCGTCCGCGGCGCGGCGGAACAATTGTTCAGCCGCTTGCGGCCAGGCGGCATGGTGCTGCTGGACGATGCCGCCCGGCCGGGCGAACGGATCGTGGCGCGCCGCTGGCGCCGCAACTGGCCGGACATGCGCTTCGCGCGCGTTGGGGGCAGCACCGCCGGCACGCTGGTGGGGCGCAAGGCCGCCGACGTGATCCCGCTGCCGCAGCGTACGGTCGCCCCGCTGGCGGCGGTCCGCCGGGTTGCCGCGGCGGCGGCGCTGCTGGCCGGTGGGTGGCTGCTGAACGAAACGGCGGAAAGCGTGACCGCGCCGGTCCAGGCCGCATCCTTCATCGCCGATGCCGACGCATCCTTCAGTGCCAGCCTCATGCGTCAGCAAATGGCGTCGCAACCCGAAAGCGTTCTGCTGGACCGGGCGGAGCTTCAGCGCGCCACCGGTCTTACGCTACCCACGCTGCCGGCTGGCTGGCAGGTGCGCGATGTGCAATTGTACCCCTCCAACAGCGGCATGGCGGTTACCGCGGTGCTGTTGACGCAGGATGCGGAAACGGTCGCCCTGTTCGCCACGCGCGCGGAAACCCCGGCGGAAAAGCTGCCGCTGCTCGCACGCCGCGCGGCGCGATCGGTCGCCTATTGGGAGGAAGGACCGTTCGCCTACGCCCTGACCGGAGAGCTGCCGGCCGACCGGATGCTGCGCCTTTCGGCCGCTCTGGCTAGCAGGCCGGAGCAGCAGGCAAGCGCCGCCCGCCCCTGA
- a CDS encoding murein L,D-transpeptidase catalytic domain-containing protein produces MAGTVHRDRADRRVRIWQARAMTLDRRQILFGGAVFAATSMLGGAVGTARRTGLVTPAVPVLPPAPAMPAMAAGPVIDPVVPAALLAEARDALDRQGASIKRDRMAIVDFAAASSTPRLHLVNLESGAVRSLLVTHGSGSDPGHSGWTERFSNQHGSNASCHGAFRVLDYYHGKHGRSQRLAGLDPSNSNALDRAIVIHGAWYAEPQVVTDTGKLGRSQGCFAVGDTKLAELYDHLGSDRLLYAAKIA; encoded by the coding sequence ATGGCCGGCACGGTACATCGTGATCGGGCGGACAGGCGGGTCAGAATATGGCAGGCGCGCGCGATGACTCTCGATCGCAGGCAGATCCTGTTCGGCGGTGCTGTATTCGCCGCGACCTCCATGCTGGGCGGGGCGGTAGGGACCGCCCGCCGCACCGGCCTCGTCACGCCGGCCGTTCCCGTACTGCCGCCCGCCCCTGCGATGCCGGCGATGGCTGCCGGCCCGGTCATCGATCCGGTGGTGCCGGCGGCATTGCTGGCGGAGGCGCGCGACGCGCTGGATCGTCAGGGTGCGTCGATCAAGCGCGACCGAATGGCGATCGTCGATTTCGCCGCCGCCTCGTCCACGCCGCGGCTGCATCTGGTGAACCTGGAATCAGGTGCCGTCCGTTCCCTGCTGGTGACGCATGGCAGCGGCTCCGACCCCGGCCATAGCGGCTGGACGGAGCGGTTCTCGAACCAGCATGGCTCCAATGCGTCGTGCCACGGGGCCTTCCGCGTGCTCGACTACTATCATGGCAAGCATGGCCGGTCCCAGCGGCTCGCCGGCCTGGACCCGAGCAACAGCAATGCGCTGGATCGCGCCATCGTGATCCACGGCGCCTGGTATGCGGAGCCACAGGTCGTGACCGACACCGGCAAGCTCGGGCGCAGCCAGGGTTGCTTCGCCGTTGGCGATACCAAGCTGGCCGAGCTGTACGACCATCTTGGATCAGACCGGCTGCTCTACGCTGCCAAGATCGCCTGA